atctttaaaataatctCTTTGTTTATAGATTTATcttaatttgtttttaccCTAAAAATggatctaaaatttttttttacaatagaCGATTTCGAATTGGGCAAACCTCTTGGCCGTGGTAAATTTGGTGAAGTTTGGATGGCCAAAGAAAAGGAAAAAGGCTACATCGTTGcactaaaaataataaaaagaaattcaaTATTAACAAAAGAAACTGCAAAACAAATTAGAAGAGAAATAGACATCCATAGAAATCTAAAAcatgaaaatattcttaGAATGTAcggatatttttatgattccgaaagattatatttaattttagaatatGCCGGTAAAggtgaattttttaagattttaaaCGACAATAACGGTAAATTTTCTGAAAAATCTACATcgatttatattaaacaaTTAATCAAAGCATTGATTTATATGCACAAAAACGACGTAATTCATCGTGATATAAAACCAGAAAACTTACTTCTTGGATCTGACGATAGATTAAAATTG
The genomic region above belongs to Vairimorpha necatrix chromosome 3, complete sequence and contains:
- a CDS encoding serine/threonine-protein kinase aurora, with translation MDLKFFFTIDDFELGKPLGRGKFGEVWMAKEKEKGYIVALKIIKRNSILTKETAKQIRREIDIHRNLKHENILRMYGYFYDSERLYLILEYAGKGEFFKILNDNNGKFSEKSTSIYIKQLIKALIYMHKNDVIHRDIKPENLLLGSDDRLKLADFGWAVKNKDKKRMTFCGTLEYLSPEMLNNEIHDHNIDIWCLGILTYEFLVGKPPFEIKPRSLREARRKIAAGDIARPNTMSAIAFDFIEQLLVNDKNQRMTLNGALNHVFITKHNKK